The Glycine max cultivar Williams 82 chromosome 3, Glycine_max_v4.0, whole genome shotgun sequence sequence TAGATTCAGTCTTTCAGTCTTTCCTTGACGGTATACGTTTCTCATCGTCATCATGTCATGGCAAAGAGGATAGATCTGTCTTTCCCTTTGAGGCTAGTATCTTacttaagaaggaaaatatcaTGATTTATCATATgaacaattttgtatatataaagaATGTACTTTACATTGAGTCTTGTCATAGCAATAGTCATTAAAGATTTGACGGGTACCTAGTGCACCATGGAGACAATTGATTTGTCGCAAGTGGACAAATGTCGATATGGGTTTCGACAAATGCTCAGCGCACAAAGTTAGTGACTTAGTGATATATGTACGATCTCAAGTTACCTGTAGGAACGAAACTTTGAATAAAGAGTTAAACTTTCCTCTTTCGAGAGGAAAAAAATCGATTACGTTGCACAATGtcaaataaatgatattttcttCAAGAAATTTACTTTCACAATCCATGAAATGATATCCTAGTGTTGCTGTCGTAGCTGCTAAGAAAAGAAGAGACAATGACGTGACCATTAAGAAAACAAGAGATAACAACATACCATTGTTATGATAAAAGCATATATTAACCAGTTAAGTATGtcatattgtattttctatttgacttaacttcttttttttatctttaacttttttttagcaTAAAAGTCTTCTTCAATTAATTTTGGTGAAAACTCTTTCTATTCTTCTGCTTTCTCTTGAAAAAAACCTAGGTCAATTGTTTGCATAACTTGCGAGGCAAAAACGACCATTAATAAGTTAGTGCCTTCAAGAAAAGTCTATTTCCAACCCGGAGCAGGACAACACAATGTTTTGGAcagctgacaaaaaaaaatatataatatttgtttgaataaacttctttataagcacttaaaaaaataagaaaaaaataaaataagcttcGCTACAAGTGCTTATAGAAAAAATCATCTAAACAAATTCATTTATAGCACTCGGATTAGTTTCCTATATATTGCATAATAACACGTTTTCTCCATGATAGATATTGGGCGATGCAAGTCTGGTTCAATTGTAAATGACACAAATCCCTACAAGTTGCTTAACAAAATGAGAAAAACCGAAAAGTAGTTAGCGATGACAACAAtatttctcatgtggaagatagaAAGAAATTCGCAAGGTTGCCACTTCGGATGGCTAAAAAGACTCCAAAGTTGGGAAAATATTCATGCTAGTTGCTGCATTGTAAAGCATTACAGCTCTTGTTCTTCATAATGAATGTGTGCAGGGTAATTTGTTCATCAAAACTAATATATAGACCATCAACAACAAAAGGAATGAAAATTCAAGCGAGCCATGAAAGGAAGGACTACAATTTGTTTATAAGCTTTTGCAAAAATAGTTTTGTCATGCTGAAGCTAAATCCATGTTTCTTTCAaaacataagtacattcacGAAAAATACATGACTAACACATGAAACTCTGGAAACTGGAGAAGCAAAACAGATTAAGATTGAAATCAAGGAGTTTCACTTACAATGAGCATGTTATTTGAGTAACTTTAAAGAGATGCTGACTCTACCTAATTATGGAGTTAAGTTGCCATTTTAATTTGACTTTGAACTACTGCAATTAAGATAAGAAAGAGTTCCAGGTAcacaaaaagaaataagttaTTCATAGAGACTGAGGAAACTTCCAGCATGAAGATGATTATCTTAAAATGCATTAGACAGATGACTGTTTGTCAAAATTTTCAGACTATAATATTGTCCATACGACCATAAAATAGATGGTGAACATTACATTTAAGTAAAACCAATCTTAACCTTCAACGTATGGCTATTTCTCTTACACTCTCAATTGATACGGCCACTAttgatatgtatatataattttgaagtgCAAGATGTTCATCATTTTGTCTCATATAATAGCATATCATATTGGGTAATGCATTCCAACAGAGTCTAAGTATCTTTACATCAATACCCACCAATCATTTGTACTTTTACCATGCTATTCAAAACTAGAAAAAGAATGCCAATGTGAACAGTTAGATCATTATCCTTTATGCCTCCAAAACATAGCATAGCTCAGATACAGGTCATGAGCAAATTGatcatcaaataataagatTCCCAAGGAGTCACAGTACATGTTATAATCTGAAAATTCTAGTCAAAGAAGAAATACACAATTAAGTAAACAtgaactttttgttttttaagcagGGTAAACCTAGAAATTATAGAAACTAGTTTACTTGAGTTGATCTAGCATATAGACCCCACACCGGAGTAAGATTAGAATTTCGAACGATTGCCTCACATCAGGCATTAAAGTCTCCTATAGAATCAAACAATGTACAACTCACCTCTACACGACAAAAAACTCGACAACAAGGAGACAAGTCTTTCGCAATAGAGGTTCCCAGATTTAGGCGAAGAATTCACAACCAACCATGCCAATCAGATACGCCTCCATTAGTTTCTACCAACTGTAACCCACGTTTATTACCACCTGCAGACACAAGTACCAAATTGGTGGCTTTAGCCACTCCTTCCATGAATACCGACACAAAACCTCCCAATCAGTGACCCCCCAAGATTCCATCCAGCCATGACCAATCCCCAGACAACAAGAGGAAGCCCCAGCACCATGAAACCGCCAATTCCCACCCGGAATTACAGACAATTACAATACTATTGTAGCCCAAAAGTGACATCATGGTGAATGTCAGTCACCAGAAGCCCAcagagaagtttatccaaacagacAGTTACAACCACAGGGtagttaattaactaattacaCCAACCAGAACTTTATCCATCATGACTTCTGTAGCTTTTGAATCTGCAGACTTAAAACTCTAGACTCCAATACCACCAATTAGCAACATATACCAATAACCCTAAACAACACAAAATTACCAACTAAGACCCTGACCAAACATGAACTTCACATTCACAAGACAGCAAGGAGACAGTGACACATACCAGAAGAAGAACAAAGAGCACAATACTATACTattaccatcatcatcatcatatgaAACCCAAATTGAATCAATTGATCAATCATCTCCAGTTGGAAACAGAGTAAGAACCTTTCTACCTCCAGAGGCAGCATTAGCAGACTCCATGTCCTCCACATAACCACTCACAGGGTGGTGGTTGTTGTGCACAggacctccaccaccaccacctcccaTTCTCTGAAGATTCGGCCTAGACATGAACGGGTTCTCGAAGTGCCCGTTCGGCGGGGACCCGAAATGCCCCACCTGCCGGTGGTACTGCGCCGCCGCCGCcatctgctgctgctgctgatgggGGTGGAGCGCCGGCACGAACGGCAGGAAGTGATCCGAATTCGGCCTCGCGGCCGGGTGCAAGAAATGCGCCGGAACCGGGGAGCTGGCGAACAAGTGGTCGGTGGCGGGGTCGGCCACGGCGCCGGAGGCGCCGCCGCCTGGACCACCGGGTCCGGCGGCGGAAATCCCCTGCATGCGTTTCAGGTAGAGACGGTACTTCTGCAAGTGACTAGCGACGTTTTCGCGGGTCAAACCATCGACGCTCATGAGCTGCATTATGGTCTTGGGAACGGCGTTTTTGATGCCGAGGTGCGCGACGGCGTCAACGAAGCGCTTGTGGAGCTGTGGGGTCCACACGAGGCGGGGCCGTTTTAGGGTACGCGCCGGCTCCTCGCCGGCGGTGCCAGAGCCGAGTTCGCCGGAGTCGGCGAACTCGGCGGAGgtaggttgttgttgttgttgttgttgctgtagCGGGTTGGGGAGCGAGGAAGGGTTcgaaggttgttgttgttgttgcggTTGTTGTTGGTGTTGGTGGTGTTGTTGCTGAGCGGTGTTGGTGGTGTGAGGGTTTCGGATGTCGAAGGCCATGGCTAGATCGGGAGTAATTAGGGTTTGCGATAGAGGCATGAGTTCTTCTGGAGACGGAAACTCCTCTTCCCATCGCGAAAACCAATTGGAATCCTCTTCCCTCATTTTTTGTTCAATTGAAACGGTGTTTAgtattgttgtttaatttaacgGTTTAAGGAGGAGACAGGGATTTGATTTGAATTGATTGGATTTGTTTTGGAAGGGGAATTTTGATTGAGAGTGGTGGAGggaggaggaggtggtggaggtggtggtggtggtggagagaTGTTCGAGGTGGatcttgtttttctctttcttttcagcttTTTATTGTGGGCACTGTTGctgatgcttttttttttttcttttatgattatttattttttccggGATTTGGGGGTCTTCTTACTTGAGAGTGAGTGTTACAAGATCTCTCcaggatttttatttataattttttccccATGGTTGTGCGTTTGTTCCACGCGCCTCCGTGATCCACTCTGGAATTTTCAATGCCcatatcttgatttttttttataagaaaaaaaataacattttctaAATCATGTAttgattctttgttttttttcttttctttcgtaTGGATGACGACTCATTGACTCGGTTGAAATTTGAAGAAAATGTCTAAAATTGAGTGGTTTTTCCGTTTTTGTTTTTAGCCTTTTAAGTTTATTTGATGACtgtattgttttttgtttgttgaattTTAATGGTTATATTATGATTTAGTTCATGTTTGAAAATTGGACACAAAATAACTTTTGGAACAAAAGTAATTTTGTCAAAAGataaagatttttgttttttctgatattttatttttatctgttgATCAAACAATCATAaacttattgtttttcttttatccatacaattcaaaagataatatacaaaaaaaattataactatcgCACTtgcattcaattaattaaactagTTTTCTTTGACAATGTACTCTGGAGACGAgtgacaacaaaaacaaacaacccatATTTTGAAGGTTGAAGCGGCAGTGACATTAGCGCGTGCAAAACACGGGGCGTGGAGGGAGGTGGGGGAAGATTTAGAGATGAATTGTACGGGAAGGGAGAAAGAATTGAGATGAAGAAGGAATGTGGAGAGAGATGCAaagattcttttgtttcttgttttgtagATAGGGAATAAGTTGAGGTGGTGTTGGCTTACCTTTCATGATATCTCTCCGGTTTCAAAGTTAAAATTCGATTTGACTGAACGAGAATGAAATGAATTCGGGAATAGTGaggttcaattaattaattagatggaATCAAAGAATTAGACACCAGAGTGTATGCCAAAATTTGGAATAAGGGTTATAAATTAATCACAAAAGGTTACTCCTACTAGGCCCccaaagaaattattaatattttcttttataggaTTAGAGCACTAGCGGACCTATTCATGAACCAGAGTGGATAAATTCaccttttcattttaataaaataacatgtatttatcttattattttatattttacactttcattttatttgtttttgtttgaatcCCTTGACATATTTTCTTGTAAAGATAAATAAACACATTcttgttttaataaaatcataagtatttatcttaaaattttagattATATCTCGTGTTTGAATTCACTATTTCATTATTATGTGTTAGATTTATTTCTAAATAGAGTGTTCTCATTGGGTTCTATATTCACGATTAGTCTCGGGGATTCATTAGGATTCAGGGCAGATCATaaggtttaaaaaatatttacatatatatttatacattgttcattaataaaattttgaatcaatACAACGGAGAATTAAATTTTCCGTTATTATAAGATATGAGTATGTTTCTTGTGAAGTGTCTTTGTTGGCTGGAAATGATTAATATTAAACAAATGAGGGAAGTagtatctttatttatttgtttggagTTGGAACAGAAAGCAGGAAATGCCCAGAAGGGAAGTGTTGTAAGTGGGAT is a genomic window containing:
- the LOC100815363 gene encoding transcription factor MYBC1 isoform X2, with product MREEDSNWFSRWEEEFPSPEELMPLSQTLITPDLAMAFDIRNPHTTNTAQQQHHQHQQQPQQQQQPSNPSSLPNPLQQQQQQQQPTSAEFADSGELGSGTAGEEPARTLKRPRLVWTPQLHKRFVDAVAHLGIKNAVPKTIMQLMSVDGLTRENVASHLQKYRLYLKRMQGISAAGPGGPGGGASGAVADPATDHLFASSPVPAHFLHPAARPNSDHFLPFVPALHPHQQQQQMAAAAQYHRQVGHFGSPPNGHFENPFMSRPNLQRMGGGGGGGPVHNNHHPVSGYVEDMESANAASGGRKVLTLFPTGDD
- the LOC100815363 gene encoding transcription factor MYBC1 isoform X1, which encodes MREEDSNWFSRWEEEFPSPEELMPLSQTLITPDLAMAFDIRNPHTTNTAQQQHHQHQQQPQQQQQPSNPSSLPNPLQQQQQQQQPTSAEFADSGELGSGTAGEEPARTLKRPRLVWTPQLHKRFVDAVAHLGIKNAVPKTIMQLMSVDGLTRENVASHLQKYRLYLKRMQGISAAGPGGPGGGASGAVADPATDHLFASSPVPAHFLHPAARPNSDHFLPFVPALHPHQQQQQMAAAAQYHRQVGHFGSPPNGHFENPFMSRPNLQRMGGGGGGGPVHNNHHPVSGYVEDMESANAASGATCRDLCHLQLNQTCIAQYLSWRKRVIMQYIGN